Within the Erigeron canadensis isolate Cc75 chromosome 6, C_canadensis_v1, whole genome shotgun sequence genome, the region TTTAGAATATATTCTCAAAATTTGTCGGTCTAATGTTGTTTATGGTCGATCTTAACTCTTTCTTATTATCACTATCATATACTCTGaccaaatttatttttctttcaagatatttaataattttgatgctagatattttttttttttatttatcacaGATTTACGCTTCTAGTATTGACTTGGATCTTCGAAGTCTTGCCTAACTTGGCCAATGGCCACAAATCACTTGCATGTTGCTGATAACTTGTTCTATTTGACTCCTTACACGCTCTGAAAAATAATAAAGGAAAGGAAAAGGTCAAAAGGTTACTGAAGTAGAAGAAATGTCACATCCAGCTGAACTCTCAATATAGCGTGATGTTCCAATTTTGTTGTTTACGAAGATCTTAAATCATTGCAATATTTCCCATCTAGAGCAGGTATTTTAGTCCATGTGTTCTTTTTCTGATCTGTAGGCTCTCTAAATTTTTATACCTGTGGGAAGCAATATGGATGTTCCGGTGGGTTGCTAACGGGTCAAATCACCTGAGCTTGAAAGTGATCATTGTTTTGGATATGGGCCAAAACAAGTCTGGTTAAGTTGATCCGAATATTTTTATCTCGCCTATTTCTTGTCGTTTGCCCTTTTCGATTTCCATTTTAGTAATTAAGACAATATTTCCCATTAACAGAGTGATCTGGTTGGGCCAGAAGGTTTTTCTTGTAGTGCCTGCTGGACTGCCAATAGAGTGTGATGTTCCGATTTTAATTGTTTACAAAGGTCTTGATCATCGCAATATATTCCATCTAGAGCAGGTATTTTAGTCCACGTCTTCTTTAATGTTGTATGTGTGGAAAGCAAGATGGATGGTCAGGGGTTGTTAACGTGTCAAATGACCTCTTTTTTGTATGGGCCAAAACAAGTCTGGTTAGGTTGATCTACATATTTTTATCTAGTCTATTTTTTGTCATTTGACCTTTTCGATTACCTTTCTAATATGCCAGTAAAATAAGACAAGAAGCAGcgtaattatattatcaattaaatgtttttaaaatgaaaCTTAAAGATACGCTACATGAGACCAAAGGCATATCCGGTGGCTTGGAGCTAGAAATCAGATGCTTGAATAGGTCAATTTCTTGGCAATACATGAATTCTTTATGATGGCACGCTTCATAATCTATTTTTCAAACATGGTTTCATGTCTTCTAGTGTTTAAATGTACATGTTCAAGAGCATCAtagcttctatatatatatataagggtgtgttattttaggaccacctcttattttaggaccaattaggacatgtgttttttgtaacttacacactaccatcatcatctactacgatatacaagacttttttttaaaaacactaagactttccggcgacgcggtggccggaaaatcatggtggtggtcggagataatcatggtggtggtcggagatgatcatggtggtgtgtaagttacagaaaacacatgtcctaaaattggtcctaaaataagtggtcctaaaataacttgcacctatatatatatatattcgttttgttttttatatcatGAGTATGGTGATCTTTTAAAGTATCTTCAATGGAGTTTACGTTTTCTCTATCCCAAACCTTGTTTACATTCCTCTTCATTTTACTTGTGATTAAACTTTTGAAGGGATCCAAAACTAATCGCTTGGCTCCTAATCTACCTCCGGGGCCAAAAAAGCTTCCTCTCGTAGGAAACATTTTTGATGTCGGGGGCCCACTCCCACACCATACCTTGAGAAACTTGGCGCAGAAGTATGGGCCACTGATGCACCTACAACTAGGAGAGAATTCCACCGTCATTGCCTCATCAGCAGAAACTGCAAAAGAGGTTATGAAAACCCATGATATAAACTTTGCCAATCGGCCTTTTCTTCTTGCTGCACATATAATATCCTACAATTCCACAAACATTATGCATTCGCCTTATGGAGAATACTGGAAGCAGCTAAGAAGGATTTGTAATTCAGAGCTATTAAGTGCAAGGCATGTTCAATCACTTAGACCGATAAGGGAAGAAGAGGTCTCTAATCTCATCCAAATGATCTCTAAAAGCTCAGGATCTCCAGTTAATCTCAGTGAACTTATCTATGCAATGACTTACGGGATTACTACAAGGTCAATCTTTGGGAAGAAGTCAAAACATCAGGAAGCACTGATATCGCTCATTGATAAAGCTTTAGTGCTATCTGGAGGATTTACTCTTTCCGATCTCTATCCTTCGTCAAAAGTTATTGCATTTCTTAGTGGGCTTAGACCCAAACTTGAAAAGATACATCAGAGATTTGATAAGATGCTAGATGACATTATCAGAGAGCATAAATCACATGAAGAAGGAAAAGATATGGGTAATTTGCTACTAGACGTTCTACTCAAACTCATGGACAATAGCAAGCTTGAAGTTCCCTTGACCTTGAACAATATTAAAGCAATCATCTTGGTTAGTATTTATGCATCAGTAGCTTATATTTGGATGTTCAAAATTTGCTTCTGGTTATCTCACTATTTAGTGGTGAAATAATCAGTTTTTAGAAAACTGAAACATTAGTagttcattatcattttccaagcACTCATATATCTTGTACAGTTAGCAACTCATTATATGATTCTTCTGATGATTTAATAGTTTCACATGATCATTATCAGGATATATTAGCTGCAGGTAGCGACACGTCTTCTACAGTCATAGAATGGGCGATGTCAGAGTTGCTGAAGAACCCGAGTATTATGGAGAAGGCACAAACTGAGGTTAGACAGATTTTCAGCACAAAAGCCAAAGTTGATGAAACGGGAATCCAATCGTTGGATTTCTTGAAGTTGGTTATCAAGGAAACTTTAAGATTACACCCTCCAGCACCTTTGATGTTGCCAATGGAGAACAGGGAGAAATGTGAGATAAATGGATACGAGATTCCCGTGAAGACTAAAGTGGTTGTGAATGTGTGGGCAATTGGTAGAGATCCAAAGTACTGGAAAGATCCTGAAAGGTTTCATCCAGAAAGATTTGTTGATAGTTCAGTTGATTATAGAGGAGGCGATTTTGAATACATACCCTTTGGTGCTGGCAGGAGAATATGCCCAGGAATATCATTTGGATTAGCCAATCTTGAGCTTCCACTCGCGTCTTTGCTTCACCATTTCGACTGGAAACTTGCAGACACAAATGGGAAGAATGAAGATCTCGACATGACTGAAGCTTTTGGCGTGACTGTTAAAAGGAAAAGTGTCCTGAATATTGTCCCTAGTGTTTGTTATCCTCTTGCACTGTAACAAAATAATGTAAATGTTTTGTCGGTGGTCTTTGTCAAATTTCTCTAATATCaggtaaaaaggttaaaaatatGATTGTTTACATTTCACCTCTTTAATACCCGATCTTTAACGAGATTGGGTATGTTTATTGTATTCCTTGGTTATTTTTATGGTAAAAGTATCCATTTCTTCAATAGATGCccaggctatctccaatgggatGCCCTTAGGCGTCCTTGGATATTCTTTGCcattgaagcttgtccaaaactaaagatttttttaaggatGCCTTTACCTAAAGGCATGCCCTTATTTGtctttacttaatatatttttgtttttagtggagataaaaagatatgtaaggatgtttgtatggttggagataaaattataagatttgaatgatttgtaaggatatgatgtgacagctCAAAGACGCCTAATGACGTCCTTAGCATTAGAGATAGCCTCAATACTTGGTTATTTTTATGTTAAAGTATCCATTTTTCAATAGATGCTTAATAGCATCTTAGGcaacattttttgtttatttccaAGCCAGGTATTAATGAGTCCcttttgaaatatatttatatttgctTTGATAGTATCAATTTATCAACAATGTTTCCCAAAGCATCACTTGTATTATACAtaattattcattatatattgaacatgATGGTGCTGCAATACATGGTTCAATTTACTATATACTAGTATACTCCATACTATTTAGCTAGAGCTCAAGTGATCCAAAATTCAAATCATCGATGACTTCAGTTCCAGTTCAATTATGTTCCAACCTCCTTTCATCTCT harbors:
- the LOC122604107 gene encoding desmethyl-deoxy-podophyllotoxin synthase-like; translation: MEFTFSLSQTLFTFLFILLVIKLLKGSKTNRLAPNLPPGPKKLPLVGNIFDVGGPLPHHTLRNLAQKYGPLMHLQLGENSTVIASSAETAKEVMKTHDINFANRPFLLAAHIISYNSTNIMHSPYGEYWKQLRRICNSELLSARHVQSLRPIREEEVSNLIQMISKSSGSPVNLSELIYAMTYGITTRSIFGKKSKHQEALISLIDKALVLSGGFTLSDLYPSSKVIAFLSGLRPKLEKIHQRFDKMLDDIIREHKSHEEGKDMGNLLLDVLLKLMDNSKLEVPLTLNNIKAIILDILAAGSDTSSTVIEWAMSELLKNPSIMEKAQTEVRQIFSTKAKVDETGIQSLDFLKLVIKETLRLHPPAPLMLPMENREKCEINGYEIPVKTKVVVNVWAIGRDPKYWKDPERFHPERFVDSSVDYRGGDFEYIPFGAGRRICPGISFGLANLELPLASLLHHFDWKLADTNGKNEDLDMTEAFGVTVKRKSVLNIVPSVCYPLAL